Within the Deinococcus depolymerans genome, the region TACTGGAACCTGCGCGGCGAGGGCAGCCTGAAGTACGTGGTGGTCGAGGCCGCCGACTGGGAGCGGCTGGGCGCGCGGGCGCTGGACAACCCGCTGGAAAGCCCCAGCCAGCACTACGCCCTGACCGAGAAGCACGAGGGCGCCGTGTTCACCCTGGACGGTCAGGGGTACCGGGTGCTGCGCTGGGAGAAACACGAGGGCGGCACCGTCATCCTGGTCGAGCGGCACGACACCGCCAACCTGTTCACGCGCGGCCTGTACACCATCGAGGTCACGCCCCGCGAGATGGGAAAGTGGGTGCAGCGCGGGCCGCTGGCGTACCGGCACGGCGAGGTCGTCATCCGCCGCCGCTACACCGGCTACCAGATGCTCCGGCAGGTGTTCGAGCGCGTCTGCGTGGGCTGCGACCGCGAACCCGGCCCCGCCGAACGCAGCTGCGTGAAATGCGGCGGCCGCATCCAGGACCGCATGCAGGACCACAAGCTCTCCGAGCACCTGTACGACACGCCCACCGAACTCCCCCCGTTCCGCACCAGCGCCCTGGAAGTCGGCGTGGACGCCCGCGCCACCGACTACCCCACCGCCGTGGCGCACACCCTGAAACACCTGCTCCAGAAGGTCACGCCCGAACGGGTCGCCTGCGACGAGAACGACCTGTCCGGCGCGTTCCGCGAGGGCCGCGACACGTACTTCTTCCTGTACGACGACTGGCTGGGCGGCCTGGGCGTGTCCCGCCGCGCGTCGCTGCACATGGACGACCTGCTGCGCCGCGCGCTGGACCTGACCGCCAAGACCTGCTGCCAGAACCCGCACGGCTGTTTCGAGTGCATCGCCGTGAGCCGCTGCTACTCGCCCACCCTGCCCAGCGGGGAACGCCGCCCCACCGACAAGCACGCCACCCGCGCGTTCCTCCAGGCCGTGCTGGGCGTCACCGACGAGGAGCTGCGCCAGCCCGTCCCCGCGCACCTGCGGCCCGATCACGCCCCCGGCGCCCCGCACGACCCGCTGCCCGACCAGCCCGCCCCGCCCACCGACTGGCCCCTCCAGGCCCGCGAACTGCTGGACCTGCACGGCCTGAGCCTCCCGGAAGTCAGCGCCCGACTCGGCATTCCCAGCCGCGAACTGCAACGCGCGGTCAGCACCACCCAGCCGCTGCGCCTGCGCCACGCGAAATTCGGGGACGGCGTGTTCATGCAGGGCTTCCACCAGGGCGACCGCCGCGAGGTCCTCGTGTACTTCCCCGGCGTGGGTCAGAAACGCCTCCTGCTGAAATTCGCGGGCCTGACGGTCATCGGGGCCGCCCCCACCCCCGCCCGCTGAGCGCCCCCCCGCCCGCGCTGTCTTGACCCTGCCCGGCCACCCCCGGTATACTCATGCCCGCCTGAAAAGGCACTGCAGGCACACCCTAGGGATATGGTGTAATGGCAGCACAGCAGATTTTGGATCTGCTTGTCTAGGTTCGAATCCTAGTATCCCTGCCAGAACCCAGCGGCTCTCCGACCACCATCGGCGAGCCGCTTCTGCATTCCCCCAGATCAAGCGGCGTCCCTTTTCTGACCGGATCATCATGAGCCGAAACGTGACGCCGCTCATGTTCCGTCAGCCTCCCTTCACCGCCCGTCAGGTGCCGGCGCCTACGCTTGAGGAGAACAGAAGCCGCTCCCACACGCCCACCAGCGCAGGCCGCCCCGGCCGCGCCCAGGGCCGAGCGGCCCCGGAGACCCCCATGAAGAAAGCTGCCCTGCTCCTCGCCGCCCTCGCCACCGTCACCCTGGGCACGCCCGCCACCGCCGCACCCAGACTCAGCGCGCAGAGCATCATCGTCAACCCCGTCCCCACCGACCTCAGCGTCCGCGTGTGGGTGGACCGCGACCCCGGCGGCAACGGCACGCCCACCTACCGCGTCGGCGAACCCATCCGCATCGCCACCACCGTCAACGAGGACGCCTACGTCTACCTGTTCAACGTCAACCCGGACGGCACCACCGACCAGATCCTCCCCAACCACCTCAGCGGCACCCACTACGTCCGCGCCGGACAGACCCGCACCTTCCCCGCGCCCGGCGACAACTTCGTGTTCAACGTCAGCGGCCCACGCGGCCTGAACAAGGTCCTGGTCATCGCCAGCCGCACCGAACTGAACCTCGACCAGCTCAGCTCCTACCGCGCAGGCGACGCGTTCGCCACCGTGAAACCCACCACCACCCCCGGCTTCGCGCAGGCCCTGAGCATCGTCGTGAACCCCGTCACGCAGCCCGTCCCGCAGCAGAACTGGACCAGCGACACCGTCCGCTACACCGTCGGCCGCTGAAACCCCACACCCAACCGCGCCGCCCCCGGATCACTCGGGGGCGGCGATTTCTGCGCGCCGCACACCACTCCCGCTGTTATGCTGCCCGCACATGCCCAGCGCGCCAGACCGCATCCGGGAAGCCGTGACCCACATCCAGGACTGGCTGACCCACACCCCCAACCCCGGCGAGGCCGTCGTCCGGCAGGCCATCGTGCTGCGCCTCCTGCACGCCGCCGGATTCGACA harbors:
- a CDS encoding DUF4384 domain-containing protein; its protein translation is MKKAALLLAALATVTLGTPATAAPRLSAQSIIVNPVPTDLSVRVWVDRDPGGNGTPTYRVGEPIRIATTVNEDAYVYLFNVNPDGTTDQILPNHLSGTHYVRAGQTRTFPAPGDNFVFNVSGPRGLNKVLVIASRTELNLDQLSSYRAGDAFATVKPTTTPGFAQALSIVVNPVTQPVPQQNWTSDTVRYTVGR